The Candidatus Koribacter versatilis Ellin345 genome has a segment encoding these proteins:
- a CDS encoding outer membrane protein assembly factor: MRGRVAGAVLFLACLCATRMWAQGSADPGTQIMQSYEGQNVSVVEIAGQPDIDTSKYESVLKQHQGQPFSMEKVAATVEALKKTGDFKDVILDLRPETSGVHVMFIAQPAYYIALYDFPGALKNFPYSRLIQVANYQSQEPYSKLDIETAQKSLEKFFHQVGFFEATVQPEIRLNKEHGIVNVDFTTTLKRHAKFGEVKIEGATLQDTAFLQGKVRGFMARTRGAQIRPGKPYSSRKIQLATNYLQGALAKQQHLGADVKFVTAEYDPATNVANVVFHVKVGPKVEVDIVGAHLWPWTRKKLIPIYIEGSIDEDLIEEGERNLHSYFQSKGFYDAVVKTDVKQNAELTTISYTITKNEKHKVERLDVEGNNSISSKDLLNNSQVEKAHFYSHGKFSEDLVRKSSASLRAVYLNAGYSKAKVTPRVTRDRGNIVVTYVVEEGPRDYVAELHIVGNDTVPMEQLSPKGLQLGVNRPYSPLFEQQDRNNIAAHYLTNGYLTAGVTSKAVPVSKSDPHHLIVTYKIHEGPKVTTARIITVGKQQTKQEIVDRASVVKVGVPLSEADLLSSESRLYAMGIFDWAQVDPKRGITSQNQEEVLIKVHETKRNTITYGFGFEVINRGGSVPGGTVSVPGIPPVGLPQGFRTSESTFWGPRGTFSYTRRNVRGLAESYTLGAFAGRLDQRVFGNYTIPYLLASSWSGAFQVSGEHDATNPVFSALNGAAGFQVQRYLDAKQTKQLFFRYKFQYTDLSNIFPGFEILVPEEDRRVRLSTLSTSFVRDTRDNILDAHKGTYGTVDLGITPQALGSSETFARFLGQFAFYKQIPHGIIWANSFRLGIETPFGGSHVPTSELFFSGGGSTLRGFPLNGAGPQQYTTVCGDPNDTSTCGPITVPTGGKQLIIVNSELRIPLNQLYKGLGIVPFYDGGNVYKHVGFSSFSTNCNAAATTSTGSNGQTVTLVEPSCFTSSIGLGVRYNTPIGPVRLDVGHNLNHITGIKSTQVFITLGQAF, encoded by the coding sequence ATGCGCGGACGTGTCGCTGGTGCAGTGCTGTTCCTTGCTTGCTTGTGTGCGACGAGAATGTGGGCACAGGGATCGGCTGACCCCGGCACCCAGATCATGCAGTCGTATGAGGGCCAGAATGTTTCCGTGGTAGAGATCGCAGGCCAGCCTGACATTGATACCAGCAAATATGAGTCCGTGCTGAAACAGCATCAGGGACAGCCGTTCTCGATGGAAAAGGTCGCTGCAACAGTCGAGGCTTTGAAAAAGACCGGCGACTTTAAGGACGTGATTCTCGACCTGAGGCCGGAGACCTCAGGTGTGCACGTGATGTTCATTGCGCAGCCGGCGTATTACATCGCTCTCTATGACTTCCCCGGTGCGCTAAAGAACTTTCCTTATTCCCGGCTTATCCAGGTGGCGAACTACCAGTCACAGGAACCGTATTCAAAATTAGATATTGAGACAGCGCAGAAATCGCTGGAGAAATTCTTCCACCAGGTTGGGTTCTTTGAGGCCACGGTACAGCCCGAAATCCGCTTGAATAAAGAGCATGGAATCGTCAACGTTGATTTCACTACGACGCTGAAACGTCACGCCAAATTTGGAGAAGTTAAAATCGAGGGAGCCACGCTACAAGACACTGCCTTTCTCCAAGGCAAAGTTCGCGGATTCATGGCGCGCACGCGCGGGGCACAGATCAGACCGGGCAAGCCGTATTCAAGCCGAAAGATCCAGCTTGCAACGAACTATTTGCAAGGAGCGCTGGCGAAACAACAACATCTTGGGGCGGATGTGAAGTTTGTTACGGCAGAATATGATCCGGCAACCAACGTCGCGAATGTCGTCTTCCACGTGAAGGTCGGGCCAAAAGTTGAGGTGGACATTGTCGGAGCGCATTTGTGGCCGTGGACGAGGAAGAAGCTCATCCCGATCTATATTGAGGGTTCTATTGATGAGGACCTGATCGAAGAGGGTGAACGGAATCTGCACTCGTATTTCCAATCAAAGGGCTTTTACGACGCGGTCGTAAAAACGGATGTGAAGCAGAACGCGGAACTCACGACGATCAGTTACACCATCACCAAGAATGAAAAGCATAAAGTGGAACGCCTCGATGTTGAGGGAAACAATTCGATCTCCTCAAAAGACCTGCTGAACAACTCCCAAGTGGAGAAGGCGCACTTCTACAGCCATGGAAAATTCAGCGAGGATCTGGTGCGGAAGTCCTCCGCCAGCCTGCGCGCTGTGTATCTGAACGCCGGTTACAGCAAGGCGAAGGTCACGCCACGGGTGACGCGCGATCGCGGCAACATCGTGGTGACGTACGTGGTGGAAGAGGGACCACGGGATTACGTTGCCGAGCTGCACATTGTTGGTAACGATACGGTGCCGATGGAGCAGCTTTCCCCCAAGGGACTACAGCTTGGCGTGAACCGTCCATACTCGCCGCTCTTTGAGCAGCAGGACCGCAACAATATCGCCGCGCATTACCTGACGAACGGCTATCTCACGGCGGGTGTGACTTCGAAAGCCGTACCGGTGAGCAAGTCCGATCCGCATCATTTGATCGTGACCTACAAAATTCATGAGGGTCCGAAGGTCACGACGGCACGGATCATTACGGTAGGAAAACAGCAGACAAAGCAGGAGATCGTGGACCGTGCTTCTGTCGTGAAGGTCGGCGTGCCGCTCAGCGAAGCAGACCTGCTTTCTTCCGAGAGCCGCTTGTATGCGATGGGAATCTTCGACTGGGCGCAGGTGGACCCGAAACGCGGAATCACGAGCCAGAACCAGGAAGAGGTACTGATCAAAGTCCACGAGACCAAGCGGAACACGATTACGTACGGCTTCGGATTTGAGGTGATCAACCGCGGCGGCAGCGTGCCGGGAGGAACGGTGAGCGTTCCGGGCATTCCGCCGGTTGGCCTGCCGCAGGGGTTCCGGACCAGCGAATCTACGTTCTGGGGTCCGCGGGGAACGTTTTCCTATACGCGTCGCAACGTGCGCGGCCTCGCTGAGAGTTACACGTTGGGGGCGTTTGCCGGACGCCTGGACCAGCGAGTGTTCGGCAACTACACGATTCCCTACCTCCTCGCGTCGAGTTGGAGCGGAGCGTTCCAAGTCTCGGGCGAACACGATGCGACAAACCCAGTCTTCAGCGCCCTCAATGGTGCAGCGGGGTTCCAGGTCCAACGCTACCTCGACGCCAAGCAAACGAAGCAACTCTTCTTTCGATACAAGTTTCAGTACACCGACTTGAGCAACATCTTCCCGGGCTTCGAAATCCTGGTTCCGGAGGAAGACCGCCGGGTGCGGCTCTCGACACTATCCACTTCATTTGTGCGCGACACGCGCGACAACATACTGGACGCGCACAAGGGCACATATGGCACGGTAGACCTCGGAATTACACCGCAGGCGCTGGGATCGAGCGAAACGTTCGCGCGCTTCCTTGGTCAATTCGCATTTTACAAACAGATTCCGCACGGAATTATCTGGGCCAACAGCTTCCGCTTGGGGATAGAGACGCCGTTTGGCGGCAGTCATGTTCCGACGAGCGAACTATTCTTCAGCGGCGGCGGCAGCACACTGCGCGGCTTCCCGCTGAACGGTGCTGGTCCGCAGCAGTACACGACGGTATGCGGCGACCCGAACGACACGTCCACCTGCGGCCCGATTACGGTGCCGACGGGCGGTAAGCAGCTGATCATCGTGAATTCGGAACTGCGGATTCCGCTCAACCAGCTCTACAAGGGGCTGGGAATCGTGCCCTTTTATGACGGCGGAAACGTCTATAAGCACGTAGGGTTCAGTAGTTTTTCTACCAACTGCAATGCGGCCGCTACGACTAGCACCGGCAGCAATGGACAAACCGTTACGCTGGTGGAACCCTCGTGTTTCACCAGTTCGATTGGATTGGGAGTGCGCTACAACACGCCGATTGGACCGGTACGACTGGATGTTGGCCACAACTTGAACCACATAACTGGAATCAAATCGACCCAGGTATTCATCACCTTGGGACAGGCATTCTGA
- a CDS encoding translocation/assembly module TamB domain-containing protein, whose protein sequence is MARWKKVVGWGAVAVLSLVLLAIVGTAVLLHSEKFHRYVIVRVQTEASDSLNAQVTLRDFKLNLSTLTLDLYDLNLHSSESDPNAPLLHVDHAGASVKIISMLKRQWNLSDIQVDHPVIHLYVDKNGNNNLPKPKTSNGNSNTNIFDLAIRRAALTNGEIYYNDRRSELDANLLDVTFQSSYDAANGGRYYGSLGYKQGNLHFGDYSPVQHDLSASFDADRNGIKLDPVNFAIGESKVLLHATMQNYTQPVVTAAYDASLDATQFRKILKNASIPVGTVRLAGNAIYHQDPNKPALQTVNVDGTIASRSLLVNQPGLRADIRAIDGHYKIADGNAELSSFRASIFGGEINAIAKVTDLAGAGNGKLHAVAKNISAADLKTLANAAAIKNVNVDGKLNASADATWSGSMRHLQANSDADLAANITNQNNGGAQMPVNAVIHAKYAGDSQTIALKESFVKTPQTTLNLDGTMSKHSNLNIQLHSNDLAEVDTLAPLFSTPKPGESAPPPLGLHGTLSFNGELHGTTADPQLSGQVAGDNLAVKGTSWKQLRTNVALSPSGAALRNGSLVPASKGRITFDVSVGLKKWAYEPSNPINVVLNANQLSLQDVEKAANQNVPATGTLSLNVNVHGSQLNPIGNGTLSLVNAKIQQEPVQSVNVKFNGTGEVVHANLEVRIPAGTTTGTLVYYPKQQGYEATLRTANLQLGQIQTLKAKNLNIAGALNIDVHGKGTVQDPQLQASITIPQLQVQNQQVKGITLNANVANHVGTFNLNSELQNTSVKAQGHVNLTGDYVADASLDTANIPLKPIFAVYLPEQAADMNGETEFHATVRGPLKRTKDLEAHATIPVLKLTYKDLQIGAAQPIKFDYTNHVLTVENSQIKGTDTDLRFGGRIPLNSNEAATLNATGSVNLQLAQMFMPDVKSSGQIKFDINSAGSLADPDVHGKIEIVDADFFPADSPVGLDGGNGVLTLTRDRLQVTSFKGTLGGGDITASGAVIYKPSLQFNLALATSDAHLLYQDSIRVGANSQLALTGNLDDAYLRGQVSLTRLSFTPDFDLISFASSFAGGTASAPSGGFAQNLHLAITVQSTSQLNLVSRGMTIQGNANLRVVGTADNPVILGRAAITGGDLIFNGNRYLLQNSTIEFVNPVQTEPVVNLAASTTISQYNIDLRFHGPVSQLQTTYNSDPALPPVDIINLIARGQTTEAAGQNSNSASVSAQSAIASALSGQVTNRVAKIAGISQLTIDPGLGGGSGSTNSPRIAVQQRVTSNMYVTFATDLTGTQSSQIQVEYRLSPKWSVSGTRDQNGGVGFEAKAKKDF, encoded by the coding sequence GTGGCTCGTTGGAAAAAAGTCGTGGGCTGGGGCGCCGTGGCGGTGCTCTCACTGGTGTTGCTGGCGATTGTCGGCACGGCCGTTCTGCTGCATTCGGAAAAATTCCACCGGTATGTAATCGTCAGGGTTCAGACAGAAGCGAGCGACTCGCTGAACGCGCAGGTTACGCTGCGCGACTTCAAGCTGAACCTCTCGACGCTCACGCTCGATCTCTACGATCTCAACCTGCATAGCAGCGAGAGCGATCCGAACGCGCCGCTGTTACATGTGGACCACGCCGGCGCGAGCGTGAAGATCATCTCCATGCTGAAGCGGCAGTGGAACCTGAGCGACATCCAGGTGGACCACCCGGTGATCCATCTGTACGTGGACAAGAACGGCAACAACAATCTTCCAAAGCCGAAGACCTCGAACGGCAACAGCAATACGAATATTTTCGACCTTGCGATTCGGCGCGCGGCACTGACAAACGGCGAGATTTATTACAACGATCGCCGCAGCGAACTCGACGCGAATCTCCTGGACGTGACGTTCCAGTCGTCGTATGACGCCGCAAATGGTGGACGGTATTACGGCAGTCTCGGCTACAAGCAAGGCAATCTGCACTTTGGCGATTACTCGCCGGTGCAGCACGATCTCTCCGCGAGTTTCGATGCCGATCGGAATGGAATAAAGCTTGATCCGGTGAACTTCGCGATCGGCGAGTCGAAGGTCCTGCTGCACGCGACGATGCAGAACTATACGCAGCCGGTAGTAACGGCAGCCTATGATGCGTCGCTCGATGCAACCCAGTTCCGCAAGATCCTGAAAAATGCTTCGATTCCCGTAGGTACAGTCCGTCTCGCGGGGAATGCGATTTACCACCAGGACCCGAATAAACCGGCACTGCAAACCGTGAATGTAGATGGCACGATCGCGAGCCGTTCCCTACTGGTGAACCAGCCAGGGCTGCGCGCCGATATTCGCGCCATCGATGGCCACTACAAAATCGCGGACGGCAACGCGGAGTTGTCGTCCTTCCGCGCTAGCATTTTCGGCGGCGAGATCAACGCAATCGCCAAGGTGACCGACCTTGCCGGAGCCGGCAATGGAAAACTCCACGCCGTGGCGAAGAATATCTCCGCCGCAGATCTGAAGACACTAGCGAACGCGGCTGCGATCAAGAATGTAAACGTTGATGGGAAATTGAATGCTTCGGCGGATGCGACCTGGTCAGGCAGCATGAGGCATTTGCAGGCAAACAGTGATGCAGATCTGGCGGCCAACATCACGAATCAAAACAATGGTGGTGCGCAGATGCCGGTGAATGCGGTGATCCACGCGAAATACGCGGGTGACTCGCAGACCATCGCCCTGAAGGAAAGCTTCGTCAAGACGCCGCAGACGACGCTGAACCTCGATGGCACGATGTCAAAGCACTCGAATTTGAACATCCAGCTTCACTCGAATGACCTGGCTGAAGTCGATACGTTGGCCCCGTTGTTCAGTACGCCCAAGCCGGGCGAGTCCGCGCCGCCACCGCTGGGGCTGCATGGCACGCTGAGCTTCAACGGCGAATTGCACGGGACCACCGCCGATCCGCAACTGAGTGGGCAGGTCGCAGGTGACAACCTCGCCGTCAAAGGAACGTCGTGGAAGCAACTGCGAACAAACGTGGCGCTCAGTCCGAGCGGCGCGGCCCTGCGCAATGGTTCGCTGGTGCCGGCGTCGAAGGGGCGGATCACGTTCGATGTAAGCGTTGGGTTGAAGAAATGGGCCTATGAACCGTCGAACCCGATCAACGTTGTTTTGAACGCGAACCAGCTTTCGTTGCAGGATGTCGAGAAGGCGGCAAACCAGAATGTCCCAGCGACAGGCACACTCAGCCTGAACGTAAATGTGCACGGATCGCAGTTGAATCCGATTGGCAATGGAACGCTGTCGCTGGTGAACGCGAAAATCCAGCAGGAACCCGTGCAGTCGGTGAATGTTAAGTTCAACGGTACCGGCGAGGTGGTTCACGCGAACCTTGAAGTTCGGATTCCGGCGGGCACGACGACAGGAACACTGGTGTATTACCCGAAGCAGCAGGGCTACGAAGCTACGCTGCGCACCGCAAATTTGCAACTTGGACAGATACAGACGCTCAAGGCGAAGAACCTGAACATCGCTGGAGCACTGAATATCGACGTTCATGGCAAAGGCACGGTTCAGGACCCGCAACTGCAGGCTTCGATCACCATCCCGCAGTTACAGGTGCAGAACCAGCAAGTCAAGGGCATCACGCTGAACGCAAACGTCGCGAACCACGTTGGCACATTCAACCTGAACAGCGAATTGCAGAACACGTCCGTGAAGGCGCAGGGCCATGTGAACCTGACCGGCGACTATGTGGCGGATGCAAGCCTCGATACTGCAAACATTCCTCTGAAGCCGATCTTCGCCGTATACCTGCCCGAACAGGCCGCGGACATGAACGGCGAGACGGAGTTTCACGCCACGGTACGCGGGCCGCTGAAACGGACGAAGGACCTCGAAGCGCACGCGACGATTCCGGTTCTTAAATTGACATACAAGGACCTGCAAATAGGCGCAGCGCAGCCGATCAAGTTCGACTACACCAACCATGTCCTGACGGTTGAGAACTCGCAGATTAAAGGAACAGATACCGATTTGCGTTTTGGCGGACGCATTCCGCTCAATTCGAACGAAGCCGCAACATTAAACGCGACTGGCAGCGTGAACCTGCAACTCGCGCAGATGTTTATGCCCGACGTGAAGAGCAGTGGACAAATCAAGTTCGACATCAACAGCGCGGGAAGTCTCGCAGACCCAGATGTCCACGGCAAAATCGAGATTGTGGATGCGGACTTCTTTCCGGCAGATTCGCCAGTTGGTCTCGACGGCGGCAACGGTGTGCTGACGCTCACCCGCGATCGCCTCCAGGTCACCAGTTTCAAGGGAACGCTAGGCGGAGGAGATATCACTGCGTCGGGAGCGGTGATCTATAAGCCGTCGTTGCAATTCAATTTGGCTCTCGCCACGAGCGACGCGCATTTACTGTACCAAGACAGCATCCGTGTCGGCGCCAACAGCCAACTGGCTCTCACCGGTAATCTCGACGACGCCTACCTGCGCGGGCAGGTTTCGCTCACGCGACTATCGTTCACACCCGACTTCGACTTGATCTCGTTCGCCAGTTCGTTCGCCGGAGGAACGGCTTCGGCCCCGTCAGGCGGCTTCGCGCAGAACCTGCATCTCGCGATTACGGTGCAATCAACGTCGCAGCTCAACCTTGTAAGCCGCGGTATGACGATCCAAGGCAATGCGAATTTGCGCGTGGTCGGGACGGCGGACAATCCCGTGATCCTCGGCCGCGCGGCCATCACCGGCGGCGACTTGATCTTCAACGGGAACCGCTACCTGCTTCAGAACAGTACGATCGAGTTCGTGAATCCGGTACAGACCGAGCCGGTGGTGAATCTGGCCGCGAGCACCACGATCAGCCAGTACAACATTGATTTGCGTTTCCATGGCCCCGTAAGCCAGTTGCAGACGACCTATAACTCCGATCCTGCTCTACCGCCCGTGGACATTATCAATCTCATCGCGCGCGGCCAAACCACGGAAGCCGCGGGACAAAACTCGAATTCCGCGAGCGTAAGCGCGCAATCGGCGATTGCCTCGGCGCTCTCAGGCCAGGTTACGAATCGAGTGGCAAAGATCGCGGGCATCTCACAGCTAACAATTGACCCAGGGCTGGGTGGTGGATCTGGTTCGACGAACAGTCCGCGCATTGCGGTGCAGCAGCGTGTAACCAGCAATATGTACGTTACGTTCGCGACCGATCTCACCGGGACGCAGAGCTCGCAAATCCAGGTGGAGTACCGGCTGTCACCGAAGTGGTCGGTAAGCGGCACCCGTGACCAGAACGGCGGCGTAGGCTTCGAAGCGAAGGCGAAAAAGGATTTTTAG
- the wrbA gene encoding NAD(P)H:quinone oxidoreductase has translation MSVNLLIAFYSRGGVTETLALGAAEGARAAGAEVRLRRVHDIVSEEIKAKVSGWKEHSERMIATYGPPTVEDAVWADGILFGTPTRFGNVSAELKAFIDSLGGIWVKGALNGKAGGVFGSSGTIHGGNESTLLSLYHPLAHLGFIIVPTGYADPSLFKAGSPYGATSVSYNKDAPPTEDDLAVARFQGRRTVEVAAALKSAKQS, from the coding sequence ATGTCCGTCAATCTTTTGATCGCGTTTTATTCCCGTGGAGGCGTTACCGAAACACTCGCGCTCGGTGCTGCCGAAGGCGCAAGAGCCGCTGGCGCTGAAGTTAGACTGCGTAGAGTTCACGACATCGTTTCCGAAGAGATCAAAGCGAAAGTATCGGGCTGGAAGGAACATTCTGAGCGCATGATCGCAACCTACGGACCGCCGACCGTCGAGGATGCGGTATGGGCAGATGGCATCCTCTTTGGCACGCCAACCCGCTTCGGAAATGTTTCAGCAGAGTTAAAAGCGTTTATCGATTCACTCGGTGGAATCTGGGTGAAAGGTGCCCTAAATGGCAAGGCGGGCGGGGTTTTCGGGTCATCCGGAACGATTCACGGCGGCAACGAATCCACTCTGCTTTCGTTGTATCATCCTCTGGCTCACTTGGGGTTCATCATTGTACCGACCGGATATGCCGATCCTTCCCTGTTCAAGGCAGGTAGCCCATACGGTGCGACCAGCGTGTCGTACAACAAGGACGCACCTCCGACCGAAGATGACCTCGCTGTGGCGCGCTTCCAGGGACGTCGGACGGTGGAAGTTGCGGCGGCCCTGAAATCAGCAAAGCAGTCGTAA
- a CDS encoding glycoside hydrolase family 15 protein: MDDHIEEKVAFGAPGMEPRWTRGAKDAVGTAYSTSSKVWYTLAGGCITEIYYPTIDTPQVRDVQFLVSDGETFCDEERRHMCADIDHVAEAALGYDVVSRDRSGRYTLKKTVLGDPHQNCLLVRTELLPSPQFKDKLRLFVLAAPHMGIGGWHNNAEVHEFKGRRFLVAHKDGFWMAIGATIPFLKCSVGYVGASDGWTDIKDDYAMDWEFESAPDGNVAMTGQFDLSHGTEFTMGIAFGRTLHSAVTSLINSICAPFDRVLTNFITQWARTAKRFDLIKNGLKPHNAHLFEHSVNLLLASEDKTYPGAMIASPAIPWGEDKGDDELGGYHLVWTRDMVNSASALLAVGDLGTPLRALIYLAVSQRDDGGFYQNFWINGDPYWHGVQLDEVSFPIVLAWRLWKANALNQFDPYPLVKRAAGYVIREGPYSPQERWEEAGGYSPSTLAISIAALVCAADFMSARGEPELATFVLQYADFLEQHVERWTVTTEGSLLPGIPTHYIRINPANLANGFIDENPNTGTLRMANQEPGTQYDYPSKDVVDAGFLELVRYGIRAAGSRLMEDSLRVIDAVLKVDTPQGPAWHRYNHDGFGQRDDGGSYNYWGVGRVWPLLTGERGHYELAAGRDAELYHDTMANFSHGVGLLPEQVWDSPSLPKKHIEFGGPTGAAIPLMWAHAEYLKLSRSIEDGRVFDLIEPVSDRYQSASYNPEPLEIWKLNRQIRSVPANTKVRLLASAPFQLHWSAENWATVNDSPSTKTDLGVHYVDVVIAGDPHDPLRFTFYWTAESRWEGKDYELAVEARPVEAGRKAAHGVQ, translated from the coding sequence GTGGACGATCACATTGAGGAGAAAGTGGCATTCGGTGCTCCGGGCATGGAACCCCGCTGGACGCGTGGCGCGAAGGACGCTGTCGGCACAGCCTATTCCACGTCGAGCAAAGTCTGGTACACACTCGCCGGCGGATGCATTACCGAGATTTACTACCCTACGATTGATACCCCTCAAGTACGCGATGTGCAATTCCTCGTAAGCGACGGGGAAACCTTTTGCGACGAAGAGCGCCGCCACATGTGTGCTGACATCGACCATGTGGCCGAAGCAGCCTTGGGATACGACGTAGTCAGCCGCGATCGGAGTGGCCGGTACACGCTAAAGAAGACCGTCCTCGGTGATCCGCACCAAAACTGCCTGCTGGTGCGAACCGAACTCCTGCCCAGCCCGCAATTCAAGGACAAACTCCGACTTTTTGTGCTGGCCGCACCGCATATGGGAATTGGCGGGTGGCATAACAATGCTGAAGTCCACGAATTTAAAGGACGCCGCTTTCTGGTTGCGCACAAAGACGGATTCTGGATGGCAATCGGTGCGACGATTCCTTTTCTCAAGTGCTCGGTTGGCTATGTGGGCGCGAGCGATGGCTGGACCGACATCAAAGACGACTATGCGATGGACTGGGAGTTTGAGTCGGCTCCCGACGGCAATGTGGCAATGACCGGTCAGTTCGATTTGAGCCACGGCACCGAGTTCACAATGGGCATCGCCTTCGGACGCACACTGCATTCAGCGGTGACGTCTCTCATCAACTCTATCTGTGCGCCGTTTGACCGGGTTCTGACGAATTTCATTACCCAGTGGGCTCGTACTGCTAAGCGCTTCGACCTGATCAAGAACGGATTGAAGCCGCATAACGCGCACCTCTTCGAACATAGCGTGAACCTGCTGCTGGCGAGCGAAGATAAGACCTATCCCGGCGCGATGATCGCGTCTCCCGCAATTCCGTGGGGCGAAGACAAAGGCGACGACGAACTCGGCGGGTATCACCTGGTGTGGACGCGCGACATGGTCAACTCCGCGTCGGCACTGCTCGCCGTAGGGGACCTCGGAACACCGCTCCGGGCGTTAATTTACCTGGCGGTTTCCCAACGCGATGACGGCGGTTTCTACCAGAATTTCTGGATCAACGGCGATCCGTACTGGCATGGTGTGCAACTCGACGAGGTCTCTTTTCCCATCGTGCTCGCCTGGCGCTTGTGGAAGGCGAACGCGCTGAACCAGTTCGATCCGTATCCACTCGTAAAGCGGGCAGCGGGCTATGTTATTCGCGAGGGACCCTATTCTCCGCAGGAGCGCTGGGAAGAGGCGGGCGGGTATTCTCCTTCGACCTTAGCGATCAGCATCGCCGCTCTGGTTTGCGCGGCAGATTTCATGAGCGCGCGCGGTGAACCCGAACTGGCCACATTCGTTTTGCAGTATGCCGACTTCCTCGAGCAGCACGTCGAACGCTGGACGGTGACCACCGAAGGATCGCTGTTGCCCGGAATCCCGACGCATTACATACGGATCAATCCGGCAAACTTGGCCAATGGCTTCATTGACGAGAACCCGAATACCGGCACGCTGCGAATGGCCAACCAGGAACCGGGCACCCAGTACGACTATCCGTCGAAAGATGTGGTGGATGCCGGTTTCCTGGAGCTGGTGCGCTACGGCATTCGCGCAGCGGGTTCGAGGCTGATGGAAGACTCTCTGCGGGTGATCGACGCAGTCCTGAAGGTTGACACGCCACAAGGCCCGGCCTGGCACCGCTACAACCATGACGGCTTCGGCCAGCGCGACGATGGCGGATCGTACAACTACTGGGGTGTCGGGCGTGTGTGGCCCTTGCTGACCGGTGAACGTGGACATTACGAGCTCGCCGCGGGACGCGATGCCGAGCTCTACCACGACACCATGGCCAACTTCAGTCACGGCGTCGGGCTTCTCCCCGAACAGGTTTGGGATTCTCCCAGCCTGCCGAAGAAACACATCGAGTTCGGTGGACCAACCGGAGCGGCCATTCCGCTCATGTGGGCGCACGCCGAGTACCTGAAGCTTTCACGCTCCATTGAGGACGGACGCGTCTTCGACCTTATAGAACCAGTATCCGACCGCTATCAATCGGCATCGTATAACCCAGAACCCTTAGAAATCTGGAAACTCAACCGCCAAATTCGGTCGGTTCCAGCCAATACCAAAGTCCGACTTCTAGCAAGTGCTCCTTTTCAATTACATTGGAGTGCTGAGAATTGGGCGACTGTAAACGACAGTCCGTCCACCAAGACTGACCTGGGAGTCCACTACGTAGATGTCGTGATCGCGGGCGATCCGCACGATCCGCTCCGCTTCACCTTCTACTGGACCGCCGAGAGCCGATGGGAAGGCAAAGATTACGAACTAGCAGTGGAGGCCCGCCCCGTGGAAGCGGGCAGAAAGGCAGCACACGGTGTCCAGTGA